The DNA window aattattgtttgaataataattatttgattttgtggtaatGTGTTATTTACCTAATTAATGAGTGGTAGAATTTTGTTTGGAATTAGCTAAATGGgcctagttgagtgagaaagagtattaggtgggttaagcccaaatgaAATAATGAAAGTTAGAAGGTATTtgtgagttaacctaaattagatagaaagatagaaagatagaaagaagaggagagaagagagaagaggcaAAATAGTGGAAGAgacaagagaagaggattgtgagattcttgaagttaggaggagaaattcaagaggtaagggtttgaatacaagttcttataggttatatgattgggtaatgtgttttgttgtgattatctcttcatctttgcaatttcatggaaaaaCATAGAAAGGTTAGGTTTTTATGAACATATGCATAAATTGATGGATTGAAATGTGCTTAGTTGATGTTTGGTGTTGGTATGATGCTATAAGACccgtaatatgtgttgtatttgtgtgtaCATCATGTATTCTGTGGTTGTTCGAAATATGCAATGTTTGCCAACATGATTGGGTTAAATTTGGGGAATTTTGAGtgagtttcgtatgctgtttctgGGTTTTGGGGTTTCTGAAAATTGCCAGTCGCGCCGCGatcccttgtacgcgccgcgaaactcttggcagaaacttttgcgcgccgcgaactactttagcgccgcgaaccctgttttacagcactttttctaaactttgaaaggccataacttttaatccaaaactccgttttatgtgccgttcgaagcgttagaaagctattgtgatattctatatgatagtataggatcTAATTGCACATGATTGATAAATTGTGACGTTATCATATGGAACGATGTGTAATTATCTTATGTGTAATATGTTAGTATATGATGTATATCCATTGTTGGAACACTTTGTGTAGATGTAAACATGATGTGTGTAATTGGATATGTGATGGTTGTAATGCCTTGTTGAATGTGTtaaattgtgttgtgaatgttgtgtacaattggtgaataattcatagagttggattatggtgTTATGCGGTGAGTTAAGATTgacgagataatcttaattgcataatttgttggtatttgtacatacattcatagcatggtcggctttattgtggaagcggtgaaacttgggttcacatggtaagagacgttgatccttaattggaaataggcgtagaagacgtgatccttaattggagagcggcgtattggctttgatcttgtccggatcggaagcgtggcttggattctaaacattgaatcggaaagcggtgaaacattggattcacattgggtaccacatgcattgagtcacattgttgcatttcgagtcacattgtgtgttatgtgattgcCTTGTATACATGTGATTTATTTTGGAATAATGATTAATATGTGATATGTGAATTGCCTACTTGAGAAGTGCGATGAATagtgaaatgtatgcttgtttatgtttacatttcccattattatgttttctataagaagttgaattctcacccttctgtttgaatgttatccttcgttggtaacgtgcaggttccgacgagtagtagcttgtccgaggatttagccgaggagctcctgagtttgttattggattaggtagcgagtcatatgctctgatcatgtaacacttggggggattttatCGTAGTCTTATACTCATGTTTGGATGTTGCTATttactatgttttgttggatattcggatatgtttgtttgagatctcggatatgttgaTTAAGGCGATGTAGCCAAAATTGTGGATTGGATGTTAATTCGAAttcggtagatgaatatagtatgggatatattcattgaaattttaatagcaattcaattggtttccgcaagcgtttatgcatatgtatggaagtatgagatttacattgtgttacaaatatgatctttgcatattaagaatgttggatgttttgctttaggttttcatttgtgatgaaaataacatgtgatgccctttttcctttatgcatgtttactctgttaattatatgatatatttggggttagaaaaggggtgttacaaatacgataataatgtttaatcttaagggccacttcaatacaatgcctattttattttaaacaataataacttttatttgaaaactaaagtatttattttcaagtttcaaaacgattcctatggatattcggttttcaaagaattgggagtataacagagcaatcaataaaactctaactctattcaagtaaaataattccttttaattatgcataaTGCTTATAATTCCttctatttatattattcatatcattacaaaaatactacaccagaaaaaaaatcacccgtgcggaagcacgggtctctgactagttttaTTGAAAAAACGATTAAATCAAGATTGTACAACCTTAACCTAGACTAAGTAATTAAATATGTTGAAATAActcaatttttaataaataagaaaTATTATATCATCATCCAGTAAAAGTTTGATAAATTAAAAAGAGTTTAAACaactcaaatttttttaaaataaaataaattgtaagTGTTTGATTATTTCAACGCCCAGTGGTCTAGTTTGTAATAAACTGGCGTATATATATATTTGGCtcaatctaaaaataaaataaaattttaataattttttaatttggccCATTTATAATTAAATCCGTAAAAACCGACCCTCAAACCCGAAACCGAAATAAACCGAAACCGAATAAACCGATGGTTTATATGGTCAGAAGTGGGTCTTACTTTCTCATCCGACGGTTCGGCCGGTTTTGGGTTTTGGGTCCGAACCGGCCCGAACCGATGTCCACCCctattttgcgcaagtgttgtgttcagcttctgatgagaacttctatttataggcgcttgagaggaaatgatctttgggagcatttaatgctttgcgtgaatagtacaacactgcatttaatgtttcacacttttgtcaactacctcgagccttgcttttgctgcttttactgactttgccttttgtagcttctaacgttccttttgtcagtcagagatttgacgttacagcctttcatcttgtactttcttctggttgtagataacaacgtttgaatatcagagtcatcagctttggtgcagagcatcttctgtcttctgactttgaagagctttgagcgtgataccatcagaacttcagagcttgttcttctgacatctattcttctgatgctttccagttcatgttctgattctgcatgaccatcttctgatgtcttgccagagcatgttctgatgaagccatccagaactttctgagtcagttgcttctgagcgctgatttgtgcatactctttatatatttcctgaaatggaaaatgtaaaggattagagtaccacattgtcttatacaaaattcatacataatgttatcatcaaaacaaagaatattgatcagaacatttcttgttctaacatatgtaTGActtaataaatttttgtaaaaattcGAACCAACTGAACCAACTCAAACCACATTGATTTGGTTTGATTAAATTATATTTCTAGAAaacaatcgaaccaaaccaaatcacaCATTTTTTCTCTTGTAGCTCGGATAACTTTTTACGCTAGAATCGCATCGCAAACACCCTTAATAAAAGCTATCTTGTGTTTACATACGCGATCGTGAATTCAGACCCCAGAAAATTAATAATCAATAATTTTGATAACTAATTTATGAACAACTTGTGCATACTATTAGTTCACTTCCAATACAATGAAGACACTTTTCACTCTCCTAGTTCCTCCTCAAACATTTTCTTGCTACCGCTGCAACTTGCAATTATTACGAGGCACAAACTTTGCATTTGTTTATTTGACGCAAACAAACCAAGGATCTTGAGTAGGAAAATCTTTCAACAATTTCACCATTTCTCCATTGGAGATGAcaacttattttaattaaaaatgagaaATAAAGTTCTAAATTTTAGAATTTACCGATCATTTACCATTAAAGTTTTTACAAGTTCAAATGCATATCTTAAATAAAAACTACAACAACACCAGAGGACACATCCTCAAATAAAAATTACTATTACAAAAGAGATTCTTAATGTCAATTTTTCACCAACTAGAAGCCTCTAAACTTTCTGATTATTCTCATCATttacaacaacttttgaaacatCAATTTCTTGAAGAAATTTAACAAGTGCTTCAAGAGCAACACTAGGATCCTCACTTCTCAACAAATACTCTGCTGCTACTGCAGGCGTGACATCAACTTTTCCCAATAGCTCCTCAATTTGTTCAATGAGTGGACCATGCTGTTCTTCAATGTCCAAATAATTAGAAGCTAAGATTCTAAATGCCCTGCCTTTAAGAAATGACAAATGAATATGCATATCCATTCGACCGGGACGCAACAACGCAGAATCAACTTTGTCTTTATGATTTGTAGTAAATATCAAAATCCTTTCCTCTCCGCAGCTCGACCACAATCCATCCATATAGTTAAGAAGACCCGAAAGAGTAAACTTTCTCGGCATTGGCATAGGCATGTTCTTAACCATCTGATCCAAAAATTCAgcaaaacaaaaatcatttgCACGTTATTATAAAGATTTCATATAAAGAAAAGATAGAAAAGTCTCGTTAAACGGCTCAATTGATAGTTATACAGAaacatttaaagaaaaaaattaaagcaAGAGAACATACCTTAACACCACCGGGAGTGTCTAAAAAATCATTATCTGAAAATTTGTCTGATTTTGATCGATCAAGCACCTCAGTGTTGCAGTCAATATCTTCAAAGACGATGATAGATCTGTTAGAAGTCTCTCTCATGGCTCTCATGAGTTCCGAGTTAGAAAACACTGAACTTAGATCCAAATCATATACATCAAATTTCAAGTACTTTGCTATAGCAGCAATAAGACTAGATTTTCCTGTCCCTGGTGGACCATACAAAAGATACCCACGTTTCCAAGGCTTACCCACTTTTTGATAAAGCTTCTTCCTCCTCAAGAACCTGTCTAAATCATCAATTATATCTTTCTTTAGATCAGGATCCAAAGCAATTGAATCAAATGAAGCAGGATGTGTTAAATCACTTTGTTTCCAAGGACCAGATTGCATAGAATGAATCTTGAGAGTTCTATTTCCTGCTTTTAAAGTTTCATAGGTGCTTAAAATATGTGGAATATACTTCTTCATTACTTTTTCCCTATATTTCTCATCAAAACTTAACACAAACCCGTTTTCATCGTAGTCTTTGGACTTACTATGATGCTTAAATTCCTTCCTGGGATTTTCGAAAAGTTCGTCATCTTTGGAGTTTTCAACAAGCTTCCATTTAACTTTGATTTCTTCAAACTCGTCAGTGACTACTTGTTTTCCATCGAAAGCTAAGAGAACGTTGTTGTGTTTGGATATTTTGCCAACTTTGAGGGATTTGTAAGTGTTGGATATTTTAGTAGGGAGATACTCTTTGGCTGCGTAGTAGAGATGGTTGGTCATTCCATCCCAAAACTGGTCGATTTGAAGTGAGACTTGGTTGTTGGGTTGGTAATTTGTGAAGAGAGATGTGAGTTTTGAGATGATGTAGTTTCGAAGCTTGAAGGGAATGAGATCGTTGATTGCTGTTCTTAAGAGCATCATGAATGTGGAAAAGGCAGCGTATATCTCGAACCATGATGATGCTGAACCAATGTTTGTGAATGAGGAAGAGAAACCACCAAACATAGGGGATCTCATGGTTTGTTTGTGTGTGTTTGTGAAATGTGATGTTAAGAGAGTGAGAAATGAGAATGGGAGATagtgaatgtttttttttgttttaacttGATGCTCCTATTTGTAGtggtttctattttatttatttttttcattttttttaatgtatttatttCAAAATGAGTCAAACTCTAATACTTTTGGGAGTCCGTATAATTTCTAAATTCAAAGAGTGTTTATAAATGAATGATTTGTAGAtgtgaaaattaattttttttattaatttatttaggcttatttattttggtttttattaaataattttatagtgtaaaaattttttttataaaaatttggtttgaaaaattatttttaaaatgatatgttagatattttattttatttttaatatcaaaattttaaaaaatcatgtaattttgaagttatttcaaatagcttttcatttaagttattttaaaattataattttttttaaaaaaaaattataattttaacaatattttaatcttcaataatatatatttatattataaaatattaaaattaatcatttaatttagaaaaaacgaataaaaaatcataatatttaaaaaaaattgtaaatttcatttttgaaaataataataaaaataatatgttttaaattgaaacaaacccgtctttaatcttaatttttataTAAGTCTTTAGCACCAATGATGTATTTAATGACTATCGTTCAAGATTAAAATTTTACTatgattaaattataattaaataaattttataaaatatttgttataattaAAACATAgtcatataaaattttatttattttatgatggtTAAATCGATTAAACTAGTCAAGATTttcaaagatttgagaaggttGTTAGAATGAAACTTAAATTAGTAGCTTTCCAAAATTTACTTCGAAGGAATCATGAGATGGTAAAAAGAGGTAATTATGCCTAAGGAGGCatgttaaagaaaataaaaataaaagctttattaaatataataatatttgaaaaattattaatTGAATATACGATCTTTtaggaaaaaaaaaacttaattttaaatattttaacatatCTCCTTAAAGGTTAAGTAATCTTTTTTATTATAAACTTCCTGGCTACTCATGTTGAAATTTCCTAGGCTTTTCTTGTGCCTTGGTTCATTTTTCAATTACTATATTCTTTTGCTTTCGAAAAAGCTGAATGTCTTGTTGCCCAAGTTGTAGGTTGTTTTGTTTTATCTTTTACTATGAAGTCTCTCAAGTCAACTTAATAATAATTGTCTACCAGCCACATTCCAGGAAGCTTCATATTAATTTTGGAAATAATAGAGGCACCTGACCTTAGTTTTTTTGGGTAGGTGCTGAGAACTTGAcccctttttttctctttcatttctATAAATATTATTACAATTTTTAGCTTTTTTTCGAAATTATCTTGCAAACAAATTTAGTtcaagttatttaattaatttagattcTTAAAtgatatttgatatttatttgaatattattaaaatctcattcataaaattaatttacaatatcgaaaaaatttactatttaattttaaaacGTCACATTCAAGAAAGTAACTAACGAAAACTTTAGTATTTATTTGTAAGATAATTTTGTAACTGTGGTTTTTTTTTAtgggataaaaaatatatttaactataatattttaaaagtttcCTTTAATtgaattcaaaaatacaaaaagagttttgggAGTTCTCAAAcattattgaaattaattatgTCAAATTGGTAAACGAACAAAAAGTATTAaccatataatattattattgaataacTATAAAAAGTTTGAAAACATATCTAAATCGATCGATTCATACAAATTGAGACAAAAAATTTTTGAGGGACTTAATATAGAAAAACTAGTCACTCACATTAAGAGATTCATGGTCAATTCAATACAAGAATGCGATTAAACCTTACAAACAACTAGAAATAAATCTCTAAGGCAATTTTTGTTCTCACCCTTGTACCTTCTTTCCCACTtttgaaaatccaaaaatatCCTCGAGAatttttggagatgtatctccgaacgcACCTTAAATCACCTCATCATTCGTAAATTAAAGCAGCCACCCCGTTTATGGCAAAAATttgttcagagatgcatctccggaattTTTCAGGGTAGATtgggagatacatctccgaaaactccCCTGACCTTAATTACtgttaaatatgcttggatctcaaCCTCAAAAGCTAGCTCAAGAGGTGAGGTTGTCCTCACATATTATATACACCCAacagcagtggcggagccaggaattttatgcagcctgggcaaaaactttacaccactgattattcatctgttttaattttcacaccctagtttaactaattttgcccctaattttatctaaaaatcgAATATTAAATTGGAGGGCGTACAaaaaaaataggggttgagcccgggcggttgcccgggctagctgggccttggctccgcccctgcccaacagtccgggaacctaagcaatgtgggacttcaaacaaactcacaaataccaacttcaacaccCACCCTCACGCCTAGCGTGGGCATGGGCCAAACGCCCACATTGCAGTCCTTAAcccggctctgataccatgttaaatatgtttggatctcaacctcaaaagctagctcaagaggtgaggttgtcctcacatattatatacacccaacagtccgggaacctaagcaatgtgggacttcaaacaaactcacaaataccaacttcaacaaTTACTACATGTTTTTCATTAAAATTGTCGTCGTTGATGGCGACTCTCTGTCAATTTTAACCAATATTAGAGTTATAGAAATTGTATCCTCGCGTACTGCCTCTTGCCTTCCTATTGTCAGGCCTTTACACGATTTAGCGTAAAAAAACTCcgttttttgaaaaattgattcTATATCAAAATTTCACCTTGTCATTTCATCAGgaaaaccctaaaaaccctaaattaccttttttttctattttatttaatttattttttgttttcatgttttcaaaaaatcataaaataattgtaGACTcgtaatttgattttatttgatttgtattttcatatttttataattttgcgATGTTGGTCGCATGGCCGTTGTGTGATCATGAAAATTGTGTCACTTCCTGTCTTGAGCATCACAATATTTCTAATAGTGAATTTACTTTTTTATGCTCCAAATCCTGTTGAACTGTCTGTATTATGTGATCTGTTTTTACTCAAACTTgcactttctcttctttttttctcaCTTGTGTGAAAGTTCTCTCCATCCTCTATCATCATAATTTCGATGGTGAAATATTATAGAACTTTTCTGGGAAAGATGATTTTAGCATAATTGGTCTTTTTTAGAATTcttcaaaaattatattaaaattttataaaatatttacgaattaaaagaaaacaacttaaaataaatgaaaattatatttaaaaacatgcAATAATGAAATATTATCATAATACCAAACTTGATCTTTTCCTTATTCTCAAGGAAAAACTTGAAAATTCATTTTCTAAGAAAACATATGAATTTAGCTGCTTCGATGATAATGTCTAAGTTTCAAACTACTTATTAGAATACTTCCACAATCTTGCTCAAGTTCTAGTTTCATTCTCATACTTCAAGATGAATAAATCAAAAGACATATATCTTATATTTATTCAAATTTTTCTCTCTTCCTTACAAGTTAACTAAAACAATAATGGTCTCACTCAATTAAAATGCAACGATCATTGACCATAACCTTTAACAGTTTCTTAACAGTCTTTCAAATGAATATTATTACACACACTTTTGAGATTTTAAAGGTTGCAACATTGCTTGTATAAGGTGGGATAACTTTTAGAAATTATGCTAAATTATTGGAAATAAACTCTAAGCTcgttcattttttttcaaataatttaatttaggcttaattgcaactttggtccccctatttagtcattgtcttgattttgatccctccaatttaaaaatcactattttagtcacTTTTTTAAGTTTTGTGTTCAATTTTGGTCCCCCTTCAAATCTGATGGTATTTTTTAATGAGGTGGCGTTATTTTTGCTTATGTGTCAATGTCATGTCATTTTTATGTATTGTACTAGActcgacatagcatatgcagtaagtcttgtaagtaggtacatggtgaatcctgaaaaggctcactagcaagcattgaagtggaatttaaggtacataaatgagtctctgaacaaggtcctaatttatggtggagccttgggtgaagataataAAGCAacaattgaaggatatgtcgactctaattatgtaggttgtatggattccagaaaatctatttctagatatgttttcactatgtttggcactacaattagttggaaagcaacacttcataagtttgttgctctatcaaccactaaagcggagtatattgccctaactgaagttgtgaaagaagcattgtggcttgaaggttttgcgaaggagctgaaacttcaaggtcaaggtatcactgttaaatgtgatagtcaaagtgcaatacatctgtcgaagaactcatcatatcatgagcgaactaagcacatcgatgtgaggtttcATTTCGTCAGTgaagtaatcgagcatggagaagtccaagtgctgaaggttttgactgaggacaatgttgctgatatgatcaccgagacattgccgagttgcaagtttttccactatatgcagttgataaagctgcatgaagaaagctagtttgttcccttgatgttatagagttagatccaaggtggagatttgtgatattggatcgaactctagtatggtcgaagggtagcttcttggttcgacagaattaagcatgaagtcgaagggtgttcacatgctggtgtcgaagatgctagggttgttagcatgttaaattaggttttagtgtttaaaccctaatttgttaagttagcttgtttattaagttagcttgtgtaatggtcCTTGTGGAAAAaactcattagttagtatgttaggttttaatataaatagcatactagtctctcatcattgcatactgcaaatcctaatttagggtgagagaggttatttgttattcttgtaaacttgtaatcttgttttctaagagaaagtaaaagaatagtagttataactaaatcttgtgttcttcttccttgtcctttattcatcccctgttttatactttgttattggcattgaattcacaacaaaacaTAATACAATTCAAATGTGAATGAATTACAAACACTTGAATAATTAAATAACGAACAAATTAAAAATACACAAATAATCAATGGCACATACATTCAAATTGACAAAAACATCAAAACTAAAAGACTTGCAATTTCACAAACCTTGCTTCATGGAGTCACCCAGGGGTTTTGTTGATGTAAGGGTGTGTACTCCTTCTCCGAACGTTTGATAAGTCTTCatatttttccttttcatttCTTGAATTTATAGACTAAGTCCTTCATACCCCTTTTTCACTTCACATTGAAATGACTTTCCATGTTACTCTTTGTACCAGAAGTTAATGCGAGTATTTCAGTAGAGCTTGGGAGCAATCCCATAGTTCTTGAACTTAGTGCAGATACAATCTGTCCAACTTGACTCTCTTGGTTTTTTATGCTGACACCTTGagattgaaattgattttttgtCTCTTGAATAAATGATTTGAGAACATCTTCCAACAGGTTATTTCCTTGTGAAGCCACCACAAAATTTGGTGCAGAAAAACCAGGTGAAACTTGTGGTACTTAGGactttaattgatttttattattgCTTCATGAGAAATTTGAGTGATTATCACCTTCATTAAAACTCAATTTAACATGACCATTAAAACTATTAGGTCTGATAATGGATCAAAGTTTCTTTTAAAATAATACTACTTAACGCAAGGTATCCACCATCAAACCTCATGTGTCAATACTCCCCAACAGAACGACTTACTTGTAGAATTGAGTTAAGTCAAACCACACATTCTTAACATGATATCAAGAGTATGATTTAAAATTTGTTAGACAACTTTTTATTAGGTTTCCGCTATCAGATTGTCCACCATTTATTTTTACGCTCTAAATATTCAGTCCTAAGCGTGAGAAGGTGTATTAAGAGTCTcgtataaaataatatatgacaTGAGTATATGTTTATAAGGGAGGACAATCCTCATTTTGTACACCGGTTTTGTATGGTTGAAATATTCTAAGAACAAATTTCATTTCCTAtagattatcttttttttttataagcaatgagATTTCAATAAAGAGTACAAGGGGTACTCGCCCAAAATAATACAGGAAATTATCGTTTAAGAAAATCTATCGGCCAATGATTCCATAAAACAAAATTACAATTGTAATGCCCCGGTGTGCCTATAACATTCCAAAGCCATGAGAGAAGCTTCACCCTTTGAACCACCTCGGAAACCTGAAAGTCCAAAGAGTTGAAGATTATGTCGTTCCGCATGCTCCATAAATCCCAGCTTGTTGCTAGCCATATCAACACGGTTTTGCTCCATCCTACCTGCAGAGACAAAAGACCACAGAAGGAAGGAATGTGATCCAACACCCCTCCGGCAGCAATTGAATCCATGCCTAACCAGGTGAAAATATTCTGCCAAACCAGTTTGGAGAAATAGCATTGCACTAACAAATGGTCACGAGTTTCCATGGAAGAATTACCAAACACGCACACCTTATTGTTGTCGTCGGAAATGATCCCTCTACCAGACAAGAGATCTCTGGTTGCTAACCTGTTCCTAATACACTTCCAGCCAAAGACCTTTATCCTGAAGGGCACATTCAATCCCACAACCAAGACGTGATCAGTTGCTGTTCTATGTTTTGAAGAGAGGACGGAGGCAAAGTGCTACGTTCCGAATAACCCGAGGCAACCGAATAGACGCCATTGGGACCTCTGAACCATTTGAAACTATCAGTACCGCCAATTGCCGGGACGACATCTTGCAAAATCACTTCCAAGTCTCTGAATTGGTCTTCAGCTTCGGGGGATAAATCTGCCTGAGTTGTTCCCAACTGCCACACCCATTGATTCCCTACGATATGACCCATTTGATCCACACATGCTTCCTTAGACGAAGAAAAGGAGAAAGCATCCGGGAATAGTTCTTTAAACGGACGACCCCCGCACCAATTATAAAGCCAGAAACGAATATGAGTTCCGGAGCCTAATCTACAAGCGACTCCGGAAGAAAACCAGTCCCGAATTGCACCAGCAGGACTAACCGCTATGTCACGCCACCATAGAGAAGCCTGCCTAATCCTTGTAGTGGAAACAGACCGAAGAGCAGCACCAAATAAGCAACCATACCTGAACTCTAGTACCGGCCGCCACAGAGCTGTAAGATCCGTCAAGAAACGCCACTTCCATTTGGCAAGAAGAGCACAGTTGAAAGCATCCAAACACCTAATACCCAAATCACCTTCTTCCTTAAGCCGACACACATCACTCCAACTCACCCACGAAACACCCTTCTTGTCCGAACCGCTACACCAGAGAAATTCACGTTGAATGCGCACAAGTTTCTTCCAAACAACCTTCGGCATCTTATAAAAAGAGAGATAGTATATTGGGATAGATTTAAGAACAAAATTGATTAATGTGACGCGCCCTCCGACTGACAAGAACTTCCCTTTCCAAGAAGAGAGCCTAATCTTTGTATTGCAGATCACTTCTTTCCAAGCTTTAAGCCTCCCGTGGTTAACACCTATCTGAATGCCCAGAAATTTAAAAGGGACAGCGCCTATGTCGCAGAGTAAGAAATCTGCAGCTTGTTGTTTGAAGACAGAATCAACGTTAACTCCCATAAGACTACTCTTTCAAATATTAATGCTTAAGCCTGAAGTTATTTCGAAGCCCCTCAGAATCGCCTTAATACTGCGAACGTTAGCCCAAGAAGGTTCGCATAGTAAG is part of the Vicia villosa cultivar HV-30 ecotype Madison, WI linkage group LG2, Vvil1.0, whole genome shotgun sequence genome and encodes:
- the LOC131646773 gene encoding AAA-ATPase At3g50940-like — translated: MRSPMFGGFSSSFTNIGSASSWFEIYAAFSTFMMLLRTAINDLIPFKLRNYIISKLTSLFTNYQPNNQVSLQIDQFWDGMTNHLYYAAKEYLPTKISNTYKSLKVGKISKHNNVLLAFDGKQVVTDEFEEIKVKWKLVENSKDDELFENPRKEFKHHSKSKDYDENGFVLSFDEKYREKVMKKYIPHILSTYETLKAGNRTLKIHSMQSGPWKQSDLTHPASFDSIALDPDLKKDIIDDLDRFLRRKKLYQKVGKPWKRGYLLYGPPGTGKSSLIAAIAKYLKFDVYDLDLSSVFSNSELMRAMRETSNRSIIVFEDIDCNTEVLDRSKSDKFSDNDFLDTPGGVKMVKNMPMPMPRKFTLSGLLNYMDGLWSSCGEERILIFTTNHKDKVDSALLRPGRMDMHIHLSFLKGRAFRILASNYLDIEEQHGPLIEQIEELLGKVDVTPAVAAEYLLRSEDPSVALEALVKFLQEIDVSKVVVNDENNQKV